A section of the Mangifera indica cultivar Alphonso chromosome 12, CATAS_Mindica_2.1, whole genome shotgun sequence genome encodes:
- the LOC123192576 gene encoding protein trichome birefringence-like 33 yields MKPPLHCSSSSNYNALRKTRFSPFLFALLTFIVFVVILYGEDFMCIFGQPEPLPGRPISAARKKLVKLPFAIGKTEEGCDVFSGRWVRDESTRPLYEESECPYIQPQLTCQEHGRPDRDYQYWRWQPHGCDLPSFNATLMLETLRGKRMMFVGDSLNRGQYVSMVCLLNRNIPEHAKSMETYGSLNVFTAKDYNATIEFYWAPFLLESNSDDAVIHRISDRIVRKGSINKHGRHWKGVDILVFNTYLWWMTGLDMKILKGSFDDQEKEIVKLSTEDAYRMAMKSLLRWVKLNMDRKKTRVFFASMSPSHAKSIDWGGEPGMNCYNETTLIEDENYWGSDCRRSIMEVIGEVFSQSKYPITFLNITQLSGYRKDAHTSIYKKQWSPLTPEQKANPVSYADCVHWCMPGLQDTWNELLFAKLFYP; encoded by the exons ATGAAGCCTCCTTTgcattgttcttcttcttctaattaTAATGCCCTCAGAAAAACTCGtttctctccttttctcttCGCCTTACTCACTTTCATCGTCTTTGTTGTCATCCTCTATGGCGAAGACTTCATGTGCATCTTTGGCCAGCCCGAGCCTCTGCCCGGCCGACCCATCTCCGCCGCCA GGAAGAAGCTGGTGAAGCTACCATTCGCTATAGGGAAGACCGAGGAAGGGTGTGACGTCTTCAGCGGGAGGTGGGTGCGGGACGAGTCGACTCGGCCGCTTTACGAAGAATCGGAGTGTCCGTATATACAGCCACAGCTAACTTGTCAAGAACATGGACGGCCTGATAGAGATTATCAGTACTGGAGATGGCAGCCTCACGGCTGTGATCTTCCCAG TTTTAATGCAACATTAATGCTGGAAACACTTCGAGGAAAGAGAATGATGTTCGTTGGTGACTCATTGAATCGTGGGCAGTATGTTTCCATGGTGTGTCTTCTTAACAGAAACATTCCTGAACATGCCAAATCCATGGAAACCTATGGTTCTTTAAATGTCTTCACGGCCAAG GACTATAATGCAACAATTGAGTTCTACTGGGCGCCATTTCTTCTTGAATCAAATTCGGACGACGCTGTGATTCATAGAATATCTGATAGGATTGTTAGAAAAGGTTCCATCAATAAGCATGGCCGCCATTGGAAAGGAGTCGATATTTTAGTCTTCAATACTTATCTATGGTGGATGACCGGCCTTGACATGAAAATATT AAAGGGATCTTTCGACGACCAGGAGAAAGAAATTGTGAAGCTTTCAACTGAGGACGCTTACCGAATGGCGATGAAAAGTTTGCTCAGATGGGTGAAGTTGAACATGGATAGAAAAAAAACCAGAGTCTTTTTCGCCAGCATGTCACCCTCTCATGCAAA GAGCATAGATTGGGGAGGTGAACCAGGGATGAACTGCTACAATGAAACGACATTGATAGAAGACGAAAACTACTGGGGTTCAGATTGTAGAAGAAGCATAATGGAGGTGATTGGAGAAGTGTTCAGTCAGTCAAAGTATCCCATTACATTCCTCAACATAACACAGCTCTCAGGTTATCGAAAGGATGCGCACACATCGATTTACAAGAAGCAATGGAGCCCTTTGACGCCTGAGCAGAAAGCTAACCCTGTCAGCTATGCTGATTGTGTACATTGGTGTATGCCAGGCCTTCAAGATACCTGGAATGAGCTCTTGTTTGCCAAGCTATTTTATCCTTGA
- the LOC123192675 gene encoding laccase-12-like has translation MQMAHCSFFFFFFFFFFFSLGFLLLFANAEVHYHDFVIQATPVKRLCKTHSTITVNGMYPGPTLEVNNGDTLVVKVTNKARYNATIHWHGIRQKRTAWADGPEFVTQCPIRPGMTYTYRFTIEGQEGTLWWHAHSSWLRATVYGALIIHPKEGSSYPFPKPKRETAIMLGEWWDANPMDVVRQATLTGAAPNVSDAYTINGQPGDLYNCSNQDTVIVPIDFGETNLLRVINSGLNQPLFFTIANHKFTVVGADASYLKPFTTSVIVLGPGQTTDVIIQGDQPPSRYYMAARAYASAPTAPFDNTTTTAILEYKSAPCPPKGLFVKPVMPTLPAFNDTNTVTAFTTQFRSPQKVEVPTDVDESLFFTVSLGLNNCPPNFNSNQCQGPNGTRFTASMNNVSFVLPANFSLLQAHHQSIPGVFTTDFPANPQVKFDYTGNVSQSLWQPVPGTKVYKLKYGSRVQIVLQGTSIFTPENHPVHLHGYDFYIIAEGFGNFNPRTDTSKFNLVDPPLRNTVGVPVGGWAVIRFVADNPGVWIMHCHLDVHISWGLAMAFLVENGVGELEALEAPPLDLPPC, from the exons ATGCAAATGGCTCATtgctctttcttcttcttcttcttcttcttcttcttcttctcattaGGCTTTTTGCTTCTCTTTGCTAATGCCGAAGTTCACTACCATGATTTTGTT ATTCAAGCAACACCAGTGAAGAGGCTGTGCAAAACTCACAGCACCATCACTGTTAATGGGATGTACCCAGGGCCAACCTTGGAGGTGAACAATGGTGACACTCTTGTTGTCAAAGTTACCAACAAAGCTAGATATAATGCTACCATTCACTG GCATGGTATTCGGCAAAAAAGAACTGCATGGGCCGACGGTCCAGAGTTCGTGACTCAGTGTCCGATTAGACCTGGAATGACTTACACTTACAGGTTCACTATCGAGGGTCAAGAAGGCACATTGTGGTGGCATGCACATAGCTCTTGGCTTAGAGCCACTGTTTATGGAGCTCTGATTATTCATCCTAAAGAAGGTTCTTCCTATCCATTCCCCAAGCCAAAGCGTGAAACCGCAATTATGCTTG GGGAATGGTGGGATGCCAATCCTATGGATGTTGTGAGACAGGCTACTTTAACTGGAGCAGCTCCAAATGTATCCGATGCTTACACCATTAATGGCCAACCTGGAGATCTCTACAACTGTTCCAACCAAG ATACTGTGATTGTTCCAATTGACTTTGGTGAGACCAACCTCCTGAGAGTCATAAATTCTGGCTTAAACCAGCCACTTTTCTTCACAATTGCCAACCACAAGTTCACAGTTGTTGGAGCTGATGCCTCTTATCTCAAACCCTTCACCACCTCTGTTATCGTCCTGGGACCTGGCCAAACCACGGATGTTATAATTCAAGGTGATCAGCCTCCATCTCGGTACTATATGGCTGCACGAGCCTATGCCAGCGCCCCAACTGCCCCGTTTGACAACACCACAACCACAGCTATTCTTGAGTACAAATCTGCGCCTTGTCCCCCAAAGGGTCTTTTTGTTAAACCGGTTATGCCAACTTTACCGGCTTTTAATGATACAAATACTGTCACTGCATTCACCACCCAGTTTAGAAGTCCCCAGAAAGTTGAAGTCCCAACTGACGTTGATGAGAGCCTCTTCTTCACTGTTAGCCTTGGACTCAACAACTGTCCTCCAAATTTTAACTCCAATCAATGCCAAGGACCCAATGGTACTCGTTTCACTGCCAGTATGAACAATGTATCCTTTGTGCTACCAGCAAACTTCTCTCTCTTGCAAGCACATCACCAAAGCATTCCAGGAGTTTTCACCACTGATTTTCCAGCAAACCCTCAAGTGAAATTCGATTACACAGGAAACGTTAGCCAATCACTCTGGCAACCTGTTCCAGGAACCAAAGTGTACAAGTTGAAGTATGGCTCAAGAGTGCAGATTGTGTTACAAGGCACAAGCATCTTCACACCAGAAAACCACCCAGTTCACCTCCATGGATATGATTTCTACATCATTGCCGAGGGTTTCGGAAACTTCAATCCCAGGACTGATACTTCTAAATTCAACCTCGTTGATCCACCCCTCAGAAACACCGTTGGTGTGCCTGTGGGAGGATGGGCAGTCATAAGATTTGTTGCAGATAATCCAG GAGTATGGATAATGCACTGTCACTTGGATGTTCATATATCATGGGGCCTGGCCATGGCCTTCTTAGTGGAGAATGGAGTAGGAGAATTGGAGGCACTGGAAGCACCACCACTGGATTTGCCTCCATGTTAA
- the LOC123230338 gene encoding dehydration-responsive element-binding protein 2A-like isoform X2 has product MTLQSCCESVGAIDLSRKRKRRDGINVAETLAKWKQYNALIESGDGGNKLVRKVPAKGSKKGCMKGKGGPENAGCNYRGVRQRTWGKWVAEIREPNRGKRLWLGTFPTAVKAALAYDEAARAMYGSGARLNLRDVSNSNEYSKDSDSATSNQFEIEDSKLRNDVREAESRINTEPEVKLSNTPEKPKSKTTSNWFEIEDYKLRNDVREAESRINTEPEVKLSSAPENPKTKVEPVDDEQYDRKPEVRDEAALGTTCASQPEFKEQPMNLADYCWMDAQEWQNMPIDEMFDVNDLLNMIDSNPLCIPEPVDELSFDTHDQLGLLHYGHMQCEKPLDLSYQLSNQSGDMSGGLHTEQGASDYGLQFLKLEDSNDSGF; this is encoded by the exons ATGACGCTACAAAGTTGTTGTGAGAg CGTGGGTGCCATTGATTTATCCAGGAAAAGGAAGCGGAGAGACGGCATTAATGTGGCCGAGACTCTCGCAAAGTGGAAGCAATATAATGCCCTTATTGAATCTGGTGATGGTGGGAATAAACTGGTGCGGAAAGTTCCTGCAAAGGGCTCGAAGAAGGGCTGTATGAAAGGCAAGGGAGGGCCGGAGAATGCAGGGTGTAATTATAGAGGTGTGAGGCAGAGGACTTGGGGCAAGTGGGTTGCGGAGATCAGGGAGCCAAACAGGGGAAAGAGGTTGTGGCTTGGCACATTTCCCACTGCTGTTAAGGCTGCTCTTGCTTATGATGAAGCTGCCAGGGCAATGTATGGTTCTGGTGCACGACTTAACTTGCGAGATGTTTCTAATTCAAATGAGTATTCAAAGGATTCTGACTCCGCAACATCTAACCAGTTTGAGATTGAGGATTCTAAGTTGAGGAATGATGTTAGGGAAGCTGAATCTAGGATCAATACTGAGCCTGAAGTCAAATTGTCAAATACTCCAGAGAAACCCAAAAGTAAAACTACATCTAACTGGTTTGAGATTGAGGATTATAAGTTGAGAAATGATGTTAGGGAAGCTGAATCTAGAATCAATACTGAGCCTGAAGTCAAATTGTCAAGTGCTCCAGAGAACCCCAAAACTAAAGTGGAACCTGTGGATGATGAACAGTATGATAGGAAGCCAGAAGTTAGAGATGAGGCTGCTTTGGGTACTACTTGTGCCTCTCAACCCGAATTTAAGGAGCAGCCTATGAATCTAGCAGACTACTGTTGGATGGATGCACAAGAATGGCAAAATATGCCAATTGATGAGATGTTTGATGTGAATGATCTGCTGAATATGATAGATAGTAATCCTCTTTGCATCCCAGAACCAGTGGATGAGTTGAGTTTTGACACTCATGATCAACTAGGACTACTTCACTATGGCCATATGCAGTGTGAGAAGCCATTAGATTTGTCTTACCAGCTGTCAAATCAATCTGGGGATATGTCTGGTGGTTTGCATACAGAACAGGGGGCTTCAGATTATGGCCTTCAATTCCTGAAACTAGAGGATAGCAATGACTCTGGATTCTGA
- the LOC123192646 gene encoding probably inactive leucine-rich repeat receptor-like protein kinase IMK2, with the protein MGMDSESESDSCFFKYHFEILECWANKKEKWKEFVIYNVNVLLFLYLFVCCCIRPVSSQSWDGVIVTEADFQALQAFKHELIDPKGFLRSWNDSGYGACSGGWIGIKCAQGQVIVIQLPWKGLGGQITEKIGQLQALRKLSLHDNGIGGSIPQALGFLPNLRGVQLFNNRLSGSIPLSLGSCPLLQTLDLSNNSLIGTIPASLANSTKLYRLNLSFNSLSGSIPVSFARSSSLIFLSLQQNNLSGSIPDSWGEPQKNSFFQLQYLTLDHNSLSGTIPVSFGKLSELQELSLSHNQIIGAVPNEIGKLSRLRTLDFSYNAINGSLPGNFSNLSSLVSLTMENNNLDNQIPESLGGLHSLSVLNLKRNQISGNIPSSIGNISTLTQLDLSQNKLSGEIPDSLSNLRSLSFLNVSHNNLSGPVPTSLSQKFNASSFVGNIQLCGYRGSAPCPSPAPSSNVPGAPAEKPTSHGRKLSTKDIILIAAGGLLIVLLILVCILLCCLIRKRSASRERDDQATTSSTAAARAEKGASPAAGEAEASGETGGKLVHFDGPLVFTADDLLCATAEIMGKSTYGTVYKATLEDGSQVAVKRLREKITKSQREFEAEVNLLGKIRHPNLLALRAYYMGPKGEKLLVFDYMPKGSLATFLHARGPDTSIDWPSRMKIIRGTTRGLLYLHNHENIIHGNLTSSNVLLDENTNAKIADFGLSKLMTAAANVNVIATAGALGYRAPELSKLKKANTKTDVYSLGVIMLELLTGKSPGEAMNGVDLPQWVASIVKEEWTNEVFELELMRDASVIGDELLNTLKLALHCVDPSPSARPEVQQILQQLEEIRPEGATSSSGDEGAAAPSTSK; encoded by the exons ATGGGAATGGACAGTGAAAGTGAGAGTGAttcttgttttttcaaataCCATTTTGAGATTCTAGAGTGTTGGGCTAATAAGAAGGAGAAGTGGAAGGAATTTGTGATTTATAATGTTAAcgttttattgtttctttactTGTTCGTTTGTTGTTGTATTCGACCTGTTTCAAGCCAGTCTTGGGATGGGGTTATCGTCACTGAAGCGGATTTTCAAGCTCTACAAGCTTTTAAACATGAGCTGATTGATCCTAAAGGGTTCTTGAGGAGCTGGAATGATAGTGGCTATGGAGCTTGTTCTGGAGGTTGGATTGGTATCAAGTGTGCTCAAGGACAAGTTATTGTAATCCAACTTCCTTGGAAAGGATTAGGAGGCCAAATAACTGAAAAAATTGGTCAACTTCAAGCCCTCCGAAAGCTCAGTCTTCATGATAACGGCATTGGTGGTTCAATTCCTCAAGCATTGGGCTTTCTCCCTAATCTTAGAGGTGTTCAACTCTTCAATAATCGTCTCTCAGGTTCAATTCCTCTTTCTCTAGGCTCATGTCCTTTACTGCAAACTCTTGACCTTAGTAACAATTCACTTATTGGGACTATCCCTGCTAGTCTTGCAAATTCTACCAAGCTTTATAGACTCAATCTTAGCTTCAACTCATTGTCAGGTTCAATACCTGTTAGTTTCGCTCGCTCTTCTTcgcttatttttctttctcttcaacaAAACAACCTTTCAGGTTCCATTCCCGATTCTTGGGGCGAACCTCAAAAGAATAGCTTCTTTCAGCTTCAGTACTTAACCTTGGATCACAACTCCCTCTCTGGAACCATTCCTGTCTCTTTCGGAAAGCTAAGTGAGCTACAAGAGCTTTCACTTAGTCATAACCAAATCATTGGGGCTGTTCCAAATGAAATAGGGAAGCTTTCCAGGCTTAGGACTCTAGATTTTTCTTATAATGCCATTAATGGAAGCTTGCCTGGTAATTTCTCTAATCTATCCTCACTTGTTTCATTAACTATGGAGAACAATAACCTTGATAACCAAATCCCTGAATCTTTGGGTGGGCTACATAGTCTTTCTGTTCTTAACTTGAAGAGAAACCAAATTAGTGGTAATATCCCTTCAAGTATTGGAAACATTTCCACACTTACACAGCTTGATTTGTCACAAAATAAGCTTAGTGGAGAAATTCCCGATTCTCTTTCCAATTTAAGAAGTCTTAGCTTCTTAAATGTCTCTCACAATAACCTTTCAGGTCCTGTCCCTACATCTCTCTCACAGAAGTTCAATGCAAGTTCTTTTGTGGGGAATATTCAGTTATGTGGGTATAGAGGGTCAGCTCCATGTCCTTCTCCCGCCCCTTCTTCAAATGTTCCAGGTGCACCAGCTGAGAAACCAACGTCTCATGGTAGAAAATTAAGCACAAAAGATATAATCCTCATTGCCGCAGGAGGCCTTCTTATAGTATTGCTTATCCTTGTGTGCATTTTGCTCTGCTGCTTGATAAGGAAAAGGTCTGCATCAAGAGAAAGGGATGACCAAGCCACAACATCAAGCACTGCTGCAGCAAGGGCGGAAAAGGGGGCTTCACCAGCAGCTGGGGAAGCTGAAGCTAGTGGAGAGACAGGGGGAAAATTGGTCCATTTTGACGGGCCATTGGTTTTTACAGCCGATGATCTTTTGTGTGCAACTGCAGAAATCATGGGAAAGAGTACTTATGGTACTGTTTATAAGGCCACTCTGGAGGATGGTAGTCAAGTTGCAGTGaagagattgagagaaaagataaCAAAAAGTCAGAGAGAATTCGAAGCTGAAGTAAATTTGCTTGGCAAAATAAGGCATCCAAATCTTTTGGCTCTAAGAGCTTATTACATGGGCCCAAAGGGTGAGAAACTTCTGGTTTTTGATTATATGCCTAAAGGAAGCCTTGCAACTTTTCTCCATG CTCGGGGGCCTGACACATCAATTGATTGGCCCTCAAGGATGAAAATCATTCGAGGCACCACACGAGGCCTGCTTTATCTTCACAATCATGAGAACATTATACATGGAAATCTTACATCAAGCAATGTCCTTCTTGATGAAAATACAAATGCCAAAATTGCAGATTTTGGCCTCTCCAAGTTAATGACTGCTGCTGCTAATGTAAATGTGATTGCAACTGCAGGCGCATTAGGCTACAGAGCACCGGAGCTTTCAAAGCTCAAGAAAGCTAACACAAAAACTGATGTATACAGTCTTGGAGTTATCATGTTGGAACTCCTAACAGGGAAGTCTCCAGGAGAGGCGATGAATGGTGTGGACTTGCCTCAATGGGTTGCCTCCATAGTAAAGGAGGAGTGGACCAATGAAGTTTTTGAGTTAGAATTAATGAGGGATGCATCAGTAATTGGTGATGAATTACTCAACACACTGAAATTGGCTTTGCACTGTGTTGATCCTTCACCCTCAGCACGACCAGAAGTTCAACAAATTCTGCAGCAACTAGAAGAGATAAGACCAGAGGGAGCGACCTCTAGTTCTGGTGATGAAGGAGCTGCAGCCCCTTCAACAAGTAAGTAA
- the LOC123230338 gene encoding dehydration-responsive element-binding protein 2A-like isoform X1 — MTLQSCCERFLNMGIYNNQSSSVGAIDLSRKRKRRDGINVAETLAKWKQYNALIESGDGGNKLVRKVPAKGSKKGCMKGKGGPENAGCNYRGVRQRTWGKWVAEIREPNRGKRLWLGTFPTAVKAALAYDEAARAMYGSGARLNLRDVSNSNEYSKDSDSATSNQFEIEDSKLRNDVREAESRINTEPEVKLSNTPEKPKSKTTSNWFEIEDYKLRNDVREAESRINTEPEVKLSSAPENPKTKVEPVDDEQYDRKPEVRDEAALGTTCASQPEFKEQPMNLADYCWMDAQEWQNMPIDEMFDVNDLLNMIDSNPLCIPEPVDELSFDTHDQLGLLHYGHMQCEKPLDLSYQLSNQSGDMSGGLHTEQGASDYGLQFLKLEDSNDSGF; from the exons ATGACGCTACAAAGTTGTTGTGAGAg ATTTTTGAATATGGGTATCTATAATAATCAAAGTTCTAGCGTGGGTGCCATTGATTTATCCAGGAAAAGGAAGCGGAGAGACGGCATTAATGTGGCCGAGACTCTCGCAAAGTGGAAGCAATATAATGCCCTTATTGAATCTGGTGATGGTGGGAATAAACTGGTGCGGAAAGTTCCTGCAAAGGGCTCGAAGAAGGGCTGTATGAAAGGCAAGGGAGGGCCGGAGAATGCAGGGTGTAATTATAGAGGTGTGAGGCAGAGGACTTGGGGCAAGTGGGTTGCGGAGATCAGGGAGCCAAACAGGGGAAAGAGGTTGTGGCTTGGCACATTTCCCACTGCTGTTAAGGCTGCTCTTGCTTATGATGAAGCTGCCAGGGCAATGTATGGTTCTGGTGCACGACTTAACTTGCGAGATGTTTCTAATTCAAATGAGTATTCAAAGGATTCTGACTCCGCAACATCTAACCAGTTTGAGATTGAGGATTCTAAGTTGAGGAATGATGTTAGGGAAGCTGAATCTAGGATCAATACTGAGCCTGAAGTCAAATTGTCAAATACTCCAGAGAAACCCAAAAGTAAAACTACATCTAACTGGTTTGAGATTGAGGATTATAAGTTGAGAAATGATGTTAGGGAAGCTGAATCTAGAATCAATACTGAGCCTGAAGTCAAATTGTCAAGTGCTCCAGAGAACCCCAAAACTAAAGTGGAACCTGTGGATGATGAACAGTATGATAGGAAGCCAGAAGTTAGAGATGAGGCTGCTTTGGGTACTACTTGTGCCTCTCAACCCGAATTTAAGGAGCAGCCTATGAATCTAGCAGACTACTGTTGGATGGATGCACAAGAATGGCAAAATATGCCAATTGATGAGATGTTTGATGTGAATGATCTGCTGAATATGATAGATAGTAATCCTCTTTGCATCCCAGAACCAGTGGATGAGTTGAGTTTTGACACTCATGATCAACTAGGACTACTTCACTATGGCCATATGCAGTGTGAGAAGCCATTAGATTTGTCTTACCAGCTGTCAAATCAATCTGGGGATATGTCTGGTGGTTTGCATACAGAACAGGGGGCTTCAGATTATGGCCTTCAATTCCTGAAACTAGAGGATAGCAATGACTCTGGATTCTGA
- the LOC123230369 gene encoding PRA1 family protein B1-like: MAAPPTLPLSNSQANAPSQPAIATPAFRAFVSRLSSSIRQGFSQRRPWSELVDRTAMARPDSLSEAYSRIRKNLSYFKVNYVTLLALVLAFSLLSHPFSLLVLLSLLGAWMFFYIFRPSDQPLIIFGRTFSDRETLGVLVVLTIVVVFLTTVGSLLISALMVGAAIVCAHGAFRVPEDLFLDDQEPVNSGFLSFLGDAAAPAAAGRV; the protein is encoded by the coding sequence ATGGCCGCCCCACCGACACTCCCCCTCTCTAACTCTCAAGCCAACGCCCCGTCCCAACCAGCCATCGCCACGCCAGCCTTCCGCGCATTCGTCTCACGCCTGTCCTCGTCCATCCGTCAAGGCTTCTCTCAACGCCGGCCATGGTCCGAACTTGTAGACCGAACCGCCATGGCGCGGCCCGATTCCCTCTCCGAAGCCTACTCTCGGATCCGGAAAAATCTCTCCTACTTCAAAGTCAACTACGTAACCCTACTTGCGCTCGTACTCGCTTTCTCTCTCTTATCGCATCCTTTCTCTCTGCTCGTCCTTCTCTCCCTCTTAGGCGCATGGATGTTCTTCTACATTTTTAGACCGTCGGATCAGCCTCTTATAATCTTCGGGCGTACGTTCTCTGACCGCGAGACGCTTGGAGTGTTGGTTGTGTTGACGATTGTCGTCGTGTTCCTGACGACCGTCGGATCTCTGTTGATCTCTGCGTTGATGGTTGGAGCGGCGATTGTGTGTGCTCATGGTGCTTTTAGGGTCCCCGAGGATCTGTTCTTGGACGACCAGGAGCCTGTTAACTCAGGATTCCTATCCTTCCTCGGCGATGCCGCCGCCCCTGCCGCCGCCGGACGCGTTTGA
- the LOC123192654 gene encoding abscisic acid receptor PYL4-like produces MPSSLQVHRSIAATVGPLQKQISQKCCDFQVPEMLPRYHKHTVGPNQCCSYAVQAINASVSTVWSVVRRFDNPQAYKHFVKSCHVIVGDGHVGTLREVHVVSGLPAVNSTERLEILDDEHQVLSFSVVGGDHRLNNYRSVTTLHTSPCGTATIVVESYVVDIPPGNTGEDTCTFVDTIIRCNLQSLAQIAEKMARNNKP; encoded by the coding sequence ATGCCTTCTTCTTTACAGGTTCATAGAAGCATTGCCGCCACTGTAGGGCCACTGCAGAAACAGATATCCCAGAAATGTTGTGATTTTCAGGTGCCGGAGATGTTGCCACGTTACCACAAACATACGGTGGGGCCGAACCAGTGCTGTTCGTACGCTGTCCAGGCGATAAACGCGTCGGTGTCGACGGTTTGGTCGGTGGTGAGGCGTTTCGATAACCCACAGGCTTATAAACACTTCGTCAAGAGCTGCCACGTCATTGTTGGCGATGGTCACGTGGGGACTCTGCGTGAGGTCCACGTCGTCTCCGGACTCCCCGCAGTCAACAGCACCGAAAGGCTCGAGATTCTAGACGATGAACATCAAGTTTTGAGCTTCAGTGTGGTCGGCGGCGACCACAGGCTCAACAACTACCGCTCCGTCACAACGCTACATACCTCTCCATGTGGGACTGCGACGATCGTCGTGGAATCGTACGTCGTCGACATACCGCCGGGGAATACCGGGGAGGACACGTGTACGTTTGTTGATACTATCATACGGTGCAACTTACAGTCTTTGGCTCAGATTGCTGAGAAAATGGCTCGAAATAACAAGCCCTAa
- the LOC123230338 gene encoding dehydration-responsive element-binding protein 2A-like isoform X3, with protein sequence MTLQSCCERKRKRRDGINVAETLAKWKQYNALIESGDGGNKLVRKVPAKGSKKGCMKGKGGPENAGCNYRGVRQRTWGKWVAEIREPNRGKRLWLGTFPTAVKAALAYDEAARAMYGSGARLNLRDVSNSNEYSKDSDSATSNQFEIEDSKLRNDVREAESRINTEPEVKLSNTPEKPKSKTTSNWFEIEDYKLRNDVREAESRINTEPEVKLSSAPENPKTKVEPVDDEQYDRKPEVRDEAALGTTCASQPEFKEQPMNLADYCWMDAQEWQNMPIDEMFDVNDLLNMIDSNPLCIPEPVDELSFDTHDQLGLLHYGHMQCEKPLDLSYQLSNQSGDMSGGLHTEQGASDYGLQFLKLEDSNDSGF encoded by the exons ATGACGCTACAAAGTTGTTGTGAGAg GAAAAGGAAGCGGAGAGACGGCATTAATGTGGCCGAGACTCTCGCAAAGTGGAAGCAATATAATGCCCTTATTGAATCTGGTGATGGTGGGAATAAACTGGTGCGGAAAGTTCCTGCAAAGGGCTCGAAGAAGGGCTGTATGAAAGGCAAGGGAGGGCCGGAGAATGCAGGGTGTAATTATAGAGGTGTGAGGCAGAGGACTTGGGGCAAGTGGGTTGCGGAGATCAGGGAGCCAAACAGGGGAAAGAGGTTGTGGCTTGGCACATTTCCCACTGCTGTTAAGGCTGCTCTTGCTTATGATGAAGCTGCCAGGGCAATGTATGGTTCTGGTGCACGACTTAACTTGCGAGATGTTTCTAATTCAAATGAGTATTCAAAGGATTCTGACTCCGCAACATCTAACCAGTTTGAGATTGAGGATTCTAAGTTGAGGAATGATGTTAGGGAAGCTGAATCTAGGATCAATACTGAGCCTGAAGTCAAATTGTCAAATACTCCAGAGAAACCCAAAAGTAAAACTACATCTAACTGGTTTGAGATTGAGGATTATAAGTTGAGAAATGATGTTAGGGAAGCTGAATCTAGAATCAATACTGAGCCTGAAGTCAAATTGTCAAGTGCTCCAGAGAACCCCAAAACTAAAGTGGAACCTGTGGATGATGAACAGTATGATAGGAAGCCAGAAGTTAGAGATGAGGCTGCTTTGGGTACTACTTGTGCCTCTCAACCCGAATTTAAGGAGCAGCCTATGAATCTAGCAGACTACTGTTGGATGGATGCACAAGAATGGCAAAATATGCCAATTGATGAGATGTTTGATGTGAATGATCTGCTGAATATGATAGATAGTAATCCTCTTTGCATCCCAGAACCAGTGGATGAGTTGAGTTTTGACACTCATGATCAACTAGGACTACTTCACTATGGCCATATGCAGTGTGAGAAGCCATTAGATTTGTCTTACCAGCTGTCAAATCAATCTGGGGATATGTCTGGTGGTTTGCATACAGAACAGGGGGCTTCAGATTATGGCCTTCAATTCCTGAAACTAGAGGATAGCAATGACTCTGGATTCTGA